The DNA region GTAATCTCTCAAAAATATATCTCCTTGACACAATAGCGTTTTTATGAGTTGAATGATTGCAGATGAAACATCTAACATGGAACAATTCATATATGCATGATTATATAAAAGATTTAAGATTAAATTTTCCAAAGCACTACTAACCCGGGTGAAGGAAGTTGTTGATATTATACGTGTCGATTAATTTCTATCGAAAAACGAATGCTAAATAAAAATTAACGTGAAGTTTAAAAAAAACAGTAGAAGTAAAGAACGCAAGGATCAAAGAGAACCTGCTGACTATGGCAAAAACACCATTGTTTCACAGATCTTTGTTTCCTATCCTTTGGATTTTgccatcgtttttttttttttttttttttttttgagattgaTTTCTTCCACTTATGAAACTTCCTTTATAATAAGTTGTCCCAACTTTTCATCTTTCCATAAGAAAATCTCCTGTAAAAAATGTAAGTAGATAATGAGAAATGGAGAGGAGCCCCTTTCTCAGATTAGAGGCACTCACACATCACATCCAGAAAGCCACTCTTTTTCCCCTCAGCTAAGTGAAAAATTTAATGTACTAAAATCATGGCATCCGTTGTAGTTGCTGGCCTCCTATCCTTGATCTGTTTTTTCTTACTTAAGAAACCTCAGCATCAACAAATATAATGGTTCCATTTCGAAGGAAGAATCACAGCATAAACATGCTTGGAAGTTACAAAATCATAGGCCATAGATTTCGACGCGCCTTTTATGTTATAACTATCGCCTCGTCTGGTTCTCGATATACAGAAATAACCTGTCGAACTTGTCGGTGGTGGTCTACGAAGCAAGATCACGAATTGAACGAAGTGTTTGGGCTGCGAGATGTCGGCGTTAGCCACTAAACAAACAACCTCCAGGATATCGAGGTAGCCAAGGGAGTCGTACAGAGACTGTCACTATAGTATAATGTAAGCAACTAATAACCATCCAGTTTGAAAGGGCGTGATTGTCCGGAAGGGCGTGACTCtccatttttttgtttgttttttgaaCACTTTTGTTAatcatttttaaaatttaaaaaaaggcaaaaaattaacaaaaaagataaatatatttCCTGATTAATGAGTTATGCCACGTCATCGGGCCAATGTCCCTAcaattatatagatatatagattaGGGCTGCTTATCGGGCGGATCGGACGGATTATTTTGCTTAACGGTTCGGCTTAacggttatcggcttttaaaagtactaatccgctagccaacctataagatatcggttggttcggtatcgaagtagcaattatcggacggttatcgggcggtgtatcggctaaatataagagaaaatgaaataagtAAAAGAAGATCCGACACTAAAATTAATGACCCAACACATTCTCACTCTGTTTTATGGATTGCCTATAGTTGCTCATTGAAAGTGCAAAAATGAAAGCCACATTTGAGAAGTTTTCACAGATGTGCTTCTAGCCCATGTAGTTGGATGttggaacatatatatatatatatatatatatatatatatagtagaaattGCAGCAAAGTTGCATAAAGCTGCACTAACTCCGTTGAAACTCACAGTGAGTGCAAGTGCTAAAGGTCTGTTCAAAGAGAAATTCTTTATGCACAGAACAAAACAAACAGTGTAGAACCAAGTGATGTTGCATCAGCTAACAACCAAAGTAAAAATACATGTCAACAAAGTGAGCACAATTTAGAATATAGAGTCAGTATAATATCAGATTCTCAGTAGAGCATCACATTGTTGGAAGAACTAACAAGAACCAAAATTcaattaaacaacataaaatataaagTACTATATTATGCCACTCAAATAGATCACTAATCAGTTGTGTTAAAAATAATCAGTTCTTTTTCACATCTAGTTAGTCTACTTTTGCCCAATATAATCCAATAGCATATTTGCTTTTCCTTGCACAACTTCTTTCGCACAACTGCTGGTGCTTTTTCTATTGCAGCAACCAGCAAGTATCCTACAATAAAAAACAGAATTGTTAATATGTAAAATTTTAAGTGCATTCAAACAAACAACGAGAAGATAACAGAACCTTATGAAAGTCACCTTGTACTATATGTCAACTACAGTAGGGTCTTTCCCAGCGctggtgtaacaccccgtacctttaacttaaactttgatcatgatcctagacttagaaaatcagataaagaatgtgggaattgaaatttttccgttcagttgtgatatggtggtttacgcccatgaacagtggtcgtatttcagtttactggccgtaaaccaagtcgtgaactgaaaccaagaatttctgaacattctggaatttgacatttttgaggtcataaggttaaatacggaccgtatttcactttacggcccgtatttcaaaccgtatttggaatttgggaaaacttccttgatgaaagttgtagatctttgaaatacctttccaacggtatcttacgggggtcaaacggacatctgtgcaaggagttatggccattttactgaagcgacacagtgcagtccaaagtgcagaatacggtccgtaaatcaatttacggcccgtaaactgactttacgaccagcagtgttcaggtcgtaaatttcactttcacagaacaatatatattcatccatatcagttcaactcattatttttcattccttcaaaccctagaacgacctcctactctcctccaacatcaagaacaccaaggtaagtccattctaattattccaactccattctaacatatatccttgtaatctaaacaagaaatcatcattcctaatctagggttttcaagaaaacccatctcaagattcaagaatcaagatttaggaaatcttctccaaaattcaagtctttaattcaagttttggagcaattaagggtttgcaacatatctccttccaaagtgattcaagctaggttttgggtgttctttaatagaaaagtgaattgttaaatcttgtttaacaaattaaggtatgtctcccttttaaaaacattattgTGATTTGTacgtctcttttgaaaatcttattttggaatgtaTGACTTCTTTTcttaaaagttctttattgaataaaaagggtgaacttctcatacaaaatcctaatgtatgtctaagattttaatgatgtttttatccttatcattgatagatttgacgagttagaatagagaaaatggcattgaaaagttcagttataatttttggatatcaaatgatttgtggtGCTGTTTTGGTGTGATTAAATGGCTAGTATtggttggatattgatataaagtAATTGTGTATGCTGTTggtaagttgttgttcttgagaTTGGGAGAATAAggtgtatgaagatattgtatacaaagcgtataccggactgttttgtgacgatatttgggggttgttttatatgatttcgtggctgttttgtgacgctattttggggctgttttatatgattttcgtgactattttgtgacaatattttgttgttgttataatatcgatatacggaaataaagaagtgtatacaagcgtTGGCATCTGAaggtatattgggctattttgaAAGTAATCTAAGGATGGATTTAatttcaagatcctttaatgaatgaaatgaaaatcgatcttttcatgttccttgaactttTCATGTTTAAataatggttaatgtgtgtgaggggacaagcccacattaaacctagtttgtaataaaccctatatatgtatgtgatattatgaatgttttcctttataagagatgcttaataatgatggttaagagttggtaatgatattctcattgatgttTTAAAgcatggaaatctttcgtaaagaagttatatgttttcaaacattggttggaatgacttattctttcaatatggcataatggtccgtaatgataatttgactacaaagatGATTTATTTTAAACAAGGTCATGcatgtgtagggtcaagcccgcgtcgaaccttacacgaactatactactttgtgaaactcgcttttccccattattggatgattgaattTCATCTTCTAAAGGTTAAACCTTCAACTTGTTCTgttgtaaaatgggtttcttaaatttgaaatttgaataagattctcaatcggtggtaacttgaaatgcctctatttgagatgatgacttgagaagtgaggttcggctctaagccatgattgataatttagtaatatgacatgattagtatttttgtttgtattttggacctgtatggtaaagttgtgttagtccagaggacgattagccttcgtggtttcctaaccaggagtatcgattgattgattagttttcctgtgagtggcttgctttctatcttgtttcctgtgagtggcttgtagtgatattgaattcgtaagtgaaatgcttggcatggtaaatggtaaagagttaaATTGATATGTCTTTCATTGATCGATATGTGTAATGAACTTAAATGTTATTGACGatatgactactttgagacaattggtgaatcggcttctatgccatggactttgttgttgtgtttggcctagctactcgggaggaagggtagccactatggatcctagtgtgtcgttgcttagccattcgggaggaagagtggccaccgctgggttcgctacccggggtgtgatttatgcctagctattcgggaggaaggatagccaccgcgtactacatagtccggtgtgatttatgcctagctattcgggaggaaggatagccaccgagaattatatgtcccggtgtggtgcgctatgcgcgatatgcttgattcttgggcctgtattggcatgtgtgacattcttattctcttatggaattgttgatgactatcttaattgattaaaagggcatatttgaagttgtaacttgacaataGGCTTTATGAATGGGGTTTGACATTTATTATCGAGATACCTAAGCTGAATAACTGTCTGTATATTGATTTCATATCATTTTTCAGAACTGActtctttatatattattatattttattttcataatacttgttgtccccgaggcactcactgagtacgaaagtactcaggcataccattgttgtttttgatagtatgttaggtaacgaagaagagcaggttcgtgatactttcaacgcttaagagaacttgctgctattgttgatttggtgaacccacatccttgttcgtggaaCACTTCCTGTTtcgtttattattctagatttctgGGCTGCGTCCCGAGGTTTGACGactgttatgtctcttagaagctccatagatagttgtcataattgtgggtagattgtcaaaagtctcgtacgacttaatgggtgttttccacgttgatggctattacttataaagactttcgctgatttaattcatgtgatcatgatgtgttacatttaatttataaattgttggaggcgaatgttgaggtattattattgtgtcgtttaggttcttccgatgttgttcatgacgtcggatgccagtcacgtctagggtgggtttcggggcgtgacaactgGCTTAATCTGAAGAGAAAATTATCATAATGAGTCATGTAATAAGTATAAACCatttacaacaataatatacaacaaatataataaaaaGTATTATTACCTTGTTCAAGCTGCTCGAGATTATCAAGATCTTCCTCAACACTAACAAGTTGTTTTAATTTTTCACTTCGTAGCCAATCTTGAAGACACACTAGAGCTTGCACTAATTTAGGAGTCGATGAACTCCTAAATGAATCAAGAAGACGTCCTCCAGTACTAAACGCAGATTCAGATGCCACACTTGAAACTGGTACAGCTAATACATCACGAGCCATCTCAGCAAGAATAGGAAATCTAGCTGAGTTCATTTTCCACCTGTCTAGGATGTTAAATTCTTTACTGTCATCCTCAGTTTCTTCACCAAAATATTTATCTAACTCCGTTCTAGCATCAACACCTCCACTCGCTGTTTTATAGTTCTTTATATCTTTCATGAGTGATTCTAAAAGTCCTGTACTTTGGGTACTTACTTGACTGCTAGAAAGCCCGAAAGTAGAAGTGTGCAGTGAAGAGCAAGGTGAAGATTCAACAAGCATGCTGCCTTTTGAGCTGGATTTTACATACTCTCTAAATAATGAAGTCATGTACTTCTTTACTTCTGCTTGTATAGATGACCCTTTTCCCCCAAACATCTTTACAAGTGCATAGCTAACTGATTCAAGCTTGTAACGAGGATCCAAAATACATGAAATAAAAATTATCTTGTTCATTTTTGCTGGATCTCCCCAATACTTATTaaatttttctttcatcttttttGCCATATCTCTTAAACCAGTGTCTTCCCTTGCCATCAATTGATTCAAATAAACAGCAACCGTACACATTTCAAGAAAATGAATATTTGATGTAACATAACGTGATCCAGATATTTTCAAAGTAAGAAGATAAAAGATCTCAAGAAATCTCGTAATTCTTTTCACATGGACCCAATCACTACTCAAAAGTTCACCGGCAGTGATTCTAATTTCAACATAAGAATTTTCAAGATAATGTCTCAGGCCAATTTCACTGGAAGCATAATTTGAAAATGCATTCTCAAATTCAACAGCCCTACTCAACATCAGAtaggtggaattccacctagTTGGAACATCTAAACATAAAGATTTTTTGCAACTGAGTTGTTCATCGTCACAACTTTCTTGAAATCTTTTCAACCTCGCAGGAGACTGCCTAACATATCTAACTGCATGTCTAACACGTTCAATAGACAAAGAGCATTCATTTAAACCATCCTGGACGACAAGATTCATGATACGAGCCATACACCTCACGTGAAGGTGATTACCGTTCATCAAATTAGTTCCCATTTTTGTTAATTGCTTAGACAATTCTTTTACTGTCACATAATTTGAGCTTGCATTATCAACTGTGACAGTAAAGATCTTATTTATCCCCCACTCACGTAAGCACCTACTAATACCATTTGCCATATCTTCACCTTTATGGCTAATAATAGGACAAAAATTAAGTATTTTCTTGCGCACGTTCCAATAACTATTGATCCAATGGGCAGTGATACACATGTAATTGATTCTTTGTATAGAAGCTCATGTGTCAGTGGTAATACAAATGCTCTGTTTTGTTTCTATAAAATGCCTCCTCAACTTTTGCTTTTCTTCATTAAACAGATTAAAACAATCCCTAGTTACAGTACTACGGGAAGGGATCCAAAAATGAGGTTGTGccattttcataaattctttAAAACCTTCTTTTTCGACAAAGCTAAAAGGAAGCTCATCGACTATTACCATACGACATAAAACCTTCCTACACTCTTCTTGGTCAAATTTCCAAGATACAACAGCTACGTCACCTTGACTACCCCCGGAATAGATTTAAAGCCTATGGTTGATTGTTTTTTATCAACAGGAGTAGGaagtttaggacatgtcaacaaATGACCAAGAAGAGTCGACGTACCATCTCTTGACTTAAAACAGTACACCTTATAGCAATGGCTACATTTTGCTTTCGTACCTTCGGAAGTTTCAACTTCTATAAAATGATCCCAAGCAACAgacctttttctccttttttttagcACTAGTTGACTGAGTTATTTCAGCATGACTTGCTGCATTTGAAGCCTCACTTTCACCTATCACCTTATCACTTCGTTCAGCCATGCTACGAGTTTAAGACTTTGAGTCCCTGTGATAAGAAAAACAATTTCAATAAACAACCAAAATTTGAACAGGCAAAATATGATCGGCACAACAAATAGTAACGGAAAATACACATAGCACAAGAAAATAGAGAATTTGTTAATCCAAATACAACACAGACACATTATGGTAGTGGAAGCAACACTGAAAATAGAAACAGAGCAAATAATGCAACACCTTTACATCACAGGGCTGGAAATAGATGAACAGATAGTCAAGCCAAATGAAACTCTTGCAAAAATAAATCGATCACACAAGACCTTGCAGTTCATGTATTGAGCCAAATAAATCGATTTGTAGTTTTAGATTTTATTAAGCTTCAATTTTACTTTATTCTCGAAATTGTTCAATTATCTGAGACTGCTTGTTCACGTATACTACTGCTTCAAATATGGTAGTGCTAGAAACTGAATGTGGATTATGCTCTAAAAGAACTCTCTTAAAGGCATCTTACTTTATTTTGTGGATGCTTAATCAACTGTGATTGCAACTTATCAGTATTTTTCCTTTTCTGGACTATGTTGTTGTATCAAGCATATTTGATCTTACAATTAAGTTGAAGAAAACTTGAATACAAGTACTTGATGAAATCGAACAGTGGGGTGAACTTGAAGTTGCTAATCCTAGGAAATATGTGTCTTTATGGAGTATTGACTAGGGAGAATTCTAAAAGCTGCAAAATAGAAGAAACCCCATGGATCAGAAGGGCAAAACCCATTACGATCATAAgcggaaaaaaaaaacttgaaatttACCTTGCAGAAGCAAAACAATACTTTTGTCTTGCGTGTAGTAGCAATTGCTGAGTCGCCGTGCTTTACCCTTTAGGTAAATTAGGGTTATTTTCTAAGAATTAATTAAGTGAATACACTTACTGTCTTATTGACTAAATGGGTTTGGCCTGCTGAGGCTTATCTTTAGGTTTACAAATTATAATTACCATagatattttatatgtttaggggtaaaaatataataaaatatgataaattcttaacgggttaacggtttaCCCAATAAAAAAATTAAGTAATCCGTCCCCCGCACCGATAAGTcgttaattataaaatttaaatccATTCCCACCTGCTAATCCGATAACCCAATACCAATAAGCCAATTTTGTTATTGGGTTATCGGTAGCGGTCGATTCTGAACAGCCTAGATTCGTGTTTATCTTCATTTTACTAGGAAAATAAGACATCACTAATTTTCCGCTTTATTCTCTCCTACTGGAAGACGGACTAATTTGAAAATCtcctaaataaaatcaattaagAATTCAGTAAGGAAAGTTTCTATCCGTTTTTGATAAGGAAAGCAAAACAAACGAGTTTTAAAAGGCAATAGAGTTGAATATTAGTTTTTGAGATATTCTCATGATTTCTATCCGTTTTTGATAAGGAAAACAATACAAAAAGAGTTTTACAAGCAATATAAAAGCCCTGTTTTTATTTATTACTTCACCaaagttttcttgaaacttccagCACGGATAAGAACATGATGAAGCGTGCGACAAAGACAAGAAAACCGTCAATTCcggaagaaataatttttgaaatattTTCATGGCTTCCTGCCAAGTCTTTAATGCGTTTCAAGTGCATTTTCAAATTCTGTAATTCTTTTATATCAGAATTAGCTTTCGTGGATATACATCAACGCCATTCTATGACTCGTACTGGTGGAACAAAATTCATTGTGCGCCAACGTGCAAAATTACACACTATAGAGGCAATAGAAGAAGGAAAAGCCTCCCCTCTTCACATTGTGAACTTTTGTGAAAAGCTCTTCT from Lycium barbarum isolate Lr01 chromosome 10, ASM1917538v2, whole genome shotgun sequence includes:
- the LOC132612787 gene encoding zinc finger BED domain-containing protein RICESLEEPER 1-like; translated protein: MANGISRCLREWGINKIFTVTVDNASSNYVTVKELSKQLTKMGTNLMNGNHLHVRCMARIMNLVVQDGLNECSLSIERVRHAVRYVRQSPARLKRFQESCDDEQLSCKKSLCLDVPTRWNSTYLMLSRAVEFENAFSNYASSEIGLRHYLENSYVEIRITAGELLSSDWVHVKRITRFLEIFYLLTLKISGSRYVTSNIHFLEMCTVAVYLNQLMAREDTGLRDMAKKMKEKFNKYWGDPAKMNKIIFISCILDPRYKLESVSYALVKMFGGKGSSIQAEVKKYMTSLFREYVKSSSKGSMLVESSPCSSLHTSTFGLSSSQVSTQSTGLLESLMKDIKNYKTASGGVDARTELDKYFGEETEDDSKEFNILDRWKMNSARFPILAEMARDVLAVPVSSVASESAFSTGGRLLDSFRSSSTPKLVQALVCLQDWLRSEKLKQLVSVEEDLDNLEQLEQGYLLVAAIEKAPAVVRKKLCKEKQICYWIILGKSRLTRCEKELIIFNTTD